From Quercus lobata isolate SW786 chromosome 1, ValleyOak3.0 Primary Assembly, whole genome shotgun sequence, one genomic window encodes:
- the LOC115950485 gene encoding aluminum-activated malate transporter 2-like: MEMVSPASHEKASVWWWFEALPKRLTAEVIETASNTKKLAQDDPRRVTHSIKVGLALSLVSLFYYYQPLYDNFGVSGMWAVMTVVVVFEFSVGATLGKGLNRALATLLAGALGLGAYHLANLSGHIGEPILLGLFVFIQAATSTFVRFFPKIKARYDYGLLIFILTFSMISVSGFRDNEILELAHQRLSTIIIGGSSCIIISILVFPVWAGEDLHNLITLNMEKLANFLEHPSVIEYFKTSENGESTDDKSFLQGYISVLNSKRNEESLANFARWEPCHGQFHFRHPWKQYLTIGTLTRECANRIDALSGHLNSDIQAKPEICSKIQEACTTMSLESGKCLRELACGVKAMTHPSSAKPHISKAKITAKKLKLLLKSSLWEQDADLLAVIPSVTVASLLIDIVNCTEKIADSVLELASLAHFESVDPTVSPEKSQVGQGEPDKPLTEIACPQVVIIVDGSENENPPGPLTNRHIEILCGNDKTGCCLKIRDNQVWLISYLPDSNRNSVGELVRLDFCLAVVLPRSNNNNNRLPRLPVTAKGPVRLRRPKETPLRTPTPLKEPTGGTCPTVQVGSNVTSSSSIPTTGWHTTFMLRSEPLPVTSTDVAEEVDKEKALKNVAEAAVKEKTSMVENAEAQAQEAERAQAQADKQKVE; this comes from the exons ATGGAGATGGTTAGTCCTGCAAGCCATGAGAAAGCAAGTGTGTGGTGGTGGTTCGAGGCCTTGCCTAAGAGGTTGACAGCCGAGGTGATTGAGACTGCTAGTAACACAAAAAAACTTGCCCAAGATGATCCGAGAAGAGTAACTCATTCGATAAAAGTGGGACTTGCACTCTCCTTGGTTTCATTATTCTACTACTATCAACCACTCTATGACAATTTTGGTGTTTCAGGAATGTGGGCTGTAATGACTGTGGTTGTCGTCTTTGAATTCTCTGTAG GAGCCACTCTTGGAAAAGGTTTAAATAGGGCGTTGGCAACATTACTAGCGGGTGCTTTAGGACTTGGAGCATACCACTTAGCGAACCTATCTGGACACATAGGTGAGCCCATTTTACTTGGGCTCTTTGTCTTCATACAAG CTGCTACATCAACATTTGTACGGTTTTTCCCGAAAATCAAGGCCAGATATGATTATGGGTTGTTGATATTTATATTGACATTCTCCATGATATCTGTGTCCGGTTTTCGTGATAATGAGATATTAGAGTTGGCGCACCAGAGGCTATCAACAATTATCATAGGTGGCTCTTCATGTATTATCATCTCCATTTTGGTTTTCCCTGTTTGGGCGGGTGAAGATCTTCACAATCTCATTACTCTCAACATGGAAAAGCTAGCCAACTTCTTAGAACATCCATCTGTAATAG AATACTTCAAAACATCAGAGAATGGAGAGTCTACTGACGACAAGTCGTTTCTGCAAGGATACATAAGTGTTCTCAATTCGAAACGTAATGAAGAATCTTTG GCAAATTTTGCAAGATGGGAACCATGTCATGGCCAGTTCCATTTTCGCCATCCATGGAAACAGTACCTTACAATTGGAACCCTAACTCGCGAATGTGCAAACCGAATTGATGCGCTTAGTGGCCACCTCAACTCCGATATTCAA GCAAAGCCAGAAATTTGCAGTAAAATCCAGGAGGCATGCACCACAATGAGCTTGGAAAGTGGCAAATGCCTAAGAGAATTAGCATGTGGAGTGAAAGCAATGACTCACCCATCATCGGCGAAACCCCATATTTCAAAAGCTAAAATTACAGCCAAGAAACTCAAATTGTTACTCAAGTCAAGCTTATGGGAACAAGATGCTGACCTCTTAGCAGTGATACCAAGTGTCACTGTGGCTTCACTACTAATTGATATTGTCAACTGCACAGAGAAAATCGCTGATTCTGTGCTTGAGCTTGCCTCCTTAGCACATTTTGAGAGTGTAGACCCTACTGTATCCCCAGAAAAATCACAAGTGGGACAAGGTGAACCAGATAAACCGCTCACTGAGATTGCTTGCCCTCAAGTTGTTATAATAGTTGATGGGTCCGAAAATGAAAATCCTCCGGGACCCTTGACTAATAGACACATTGAAAT TTTGTGTGGTAACGATAAGACCGGGTGCTGCCTGAAAATTAGAGATAACCAGGTATGGTTGATATCTTACCTGCCAGATTCTAATAGGAACTCGGTAGGAGAGTTAGTTCGG CTCGATTTTTGCTTGGCGGTCGTCCTACCGCGTagcaataacaacaacaacagacTCCCTCGCCTCCCTGTAACTGCAAAAGGCCCTGTGAGACTGAGAAGGCCCAAGGAGACTCCCCTGAGGACTCCTACTCCCCTCAAGGAGCCTACTGGTGGCACCTGCCCTACTGTGCAGGTCGGGTCTAACgtgacttcttcttcttctattcctACAACTGGGTGGCACACCACATTCATGCTTCGTAGCGAGCCTTTGCCTGTGACTTCCACC GATGTTGCCGAGGAAGTTGACAAAGAGAAGGCATTGAAGAATGTGGCTGAGGCTGCCGTAAAGGAGAAAACTTCTATGGTAGAGAATGCTGAGGCACAGGCACAGGAGGCGGAAAGGGCCCAGGCACAAGCTGATAAGCAAAAGGTAGAGTAG